From a single Nicotiana tabacum cultivar K326 chromosome 8, ASM71507v2, whole genome shotgun sequence genomic region:
- the LOC107808463 gene encoding small ribosomal subunit protein eS27w: MGIPKISNDIDLLHPPAELEKQKHKLKRLVPSPDSTFLDVKCPGCFQITTIFSHSQTVVTCANCQQVLCQPTGGRAKLTEGCSFRVKEKAMMIVG; the protein is encoded by the exons ATG GGTATTCCAAAGATTTCAAATGACATTGACTTGCTTCACCCTCCTGCTGAGCTtgagaagcaaaagcacaagcTTAAGCGTTTGGTCCCATCACCTGATTCTACTTTTCTG GATGTTAAATGTCCAGGCTGCTTCCAAAT AACAACAATTTTCAGCCACTCACAAACCGTGGTTACATGCGCCAACTGCCAGCAAGTGCTCTGCCAGCCAACTGGTGGACGCGCAAAACTTACTGAGGGATGCTCTTTTAGGGTTAAAGAGAAGGCTATGATGATCGTGGGTTGA